From the genome of Leptodactylus fuscus isolate aLepFus1 chromosome 1, aLepFus1.hap2, whole genome shotgun sequence, one region includes:
- the GDNF gene encoding glial cell line-derived neurotrophic factor codes for MKLWAILAVCILLLRSVSTTPLPASWLAGKKRSSQESLLEDEDTALGMYEAQSERPTAVQGQAGVQQYSEGPDDYPDQFDDVLEFIQDTIKRLRRSSNKQSLSRRDRGRLAATTDTKDSSKKTSKETRKRRNKGCVLREIHLNVTDLGLGYEAKEELKFRYCSGSCSNPETTYDQILKNLTIKKKLVNDKVKQACCRPIAFDDDVSFLDDNLVYHTLRQHSAKKCGCV; via the exons ATGAAGTTATGGGCTATCTTGGCTGTCTGCATTTTGCTCTTGAGATCTGTGTCCACCACCCCACTGCCTGCAAGCTGGTTAGCTGGTAAGAAGAGATCGAGTCAAGAATCCCTGCTGGAAGACGAGGACACGGCACTGGGGATGTACGAAGCGCAATCTGAGCGTCCCACTGCGGTGCAGGGGCAAGCGGGTGTACAGCAATACT ctgAAGGACCCGACGACTATCCAGATCAGTTCGATGATGTGTTGGAGTTTATTCAAGACACCATAAAAAGACTTCGGAGGTCATCCAACAAGCAATCCCTCTCCAGACGAGACAGAGGGAGACTCGCTGCTACAACAGACACTAAAGATTCCAGTAAAAAGACGAGCAAGGAGACTCGAAAAAGGAGAAACAAGGGATGCGTCCTTAGGGAGATACACTTGAACGTGACTGACTTGGGGTTGGGCTACGAAGCGAAGGAAGAACTTAAGTTCCGGTACTGCAGTGGGTCCTGCAGCAACCCAGAGACAACTTACGACCAAATTCTGAAAAACTTGACCATCAAGAAAAAGTTGGTTAACGACAAGGTGAAGCAGGCGTGCTGCAGGCCCATTGCCTTCGATGACGACGTGTCGTTTTTGGACGACAATCTAGTTTACCACACCTTGAGGCAACATTCCGCTAAGAAATGTGGATGTGTATGA